One window of Chryseobacterium sp. 7 genomic DNA carries:
- a CDS encoding shikimate dehydrogenase family protein — protein sequence MDSNKKLGLIGRNISYSFSKKFFETKFQKLMLKNFSYDIFDLKEISEVENLFSSPELLGFNVTIPYKEKIIDFLDELSDEAEKIGAVNCVLIQDGKKTGYNTDAFGFEKTLLLHKTPAQNKALILGNGGAAKAVKYALDKHNIPSVTVSRSTEINFENLDKETVSEHKIIIQCTPVGTFPNVKDCLDFPFDGLSSEHLVIDLIYNPNYTQFILNASEKGAKTVNGYYMLEQQAEKAWEIWNFQKK from the coding sequence ATGGATTCCAATAAAAAATTAGGATTGATAGGACGAAATATTTCTTATTCTTTTTCTAAAAAATTCTTCGAAACTAAGTTTCAAAAGCTTATGCTGAAAAACTTCTCTTATGATATTTTTGATCTGAAAGAAATCAGTGAAGTGGAAAACCTTTTTTCTTCTCCGGAACTTTTAGGATTTAATGTAACCATTCCTTACAAAGAAAAAATAATTGATTTTCTTGATGAACTAAGCGATGAAGCCGAAAAAATAGGTGCTGTAAACTGTGTTCTTATTCAGGACGGAAAAAAAACAGGCTATAATACTGATGCTTTCGGATTTGAAAAAACTTTGCTTTTACACAAAACTCCTGCACAGAATAAAGCGTTAATATTGGGAAATGGCGGTGCTGCAAAAGCGGTTAAATATGCTTTGGATAAACACAACATTCCTTCCGTAACGGTTTCAAGAAGTACAGAAATCAATTTCGAAAATCTGGATAAAGAAACGGTTTCCGAACATAAAATCATCATTCAATGTACACCGGTAGGCACTTTCCCGAATGTGAAAGACTGTCTGGATTTCCCTTTTGACGGGCTTTCTTCTGAACATCTGGTTATTGATCTGATTTACAATCCCAATTACACCCAATTCATCCTTAATGCCTCTGAAAAAGGAGCAAAAACAGTGAATGGATATTATATGCTTGAACAGCAAGCAGAAAAAGCTTGGGAAATTTGGAATTTTCAAAAAAAATAA
- a CDS encoding lantibiotic dehydratase family protein, which translates to MPRFPFQFFDRFVFRSPLFSYKEFQNNWSDKNTIDKNSEKYFSNPIFREAIYLASLSLYQEIEKSTYQNLNERTKSSFLKYYNRTSTRCTPFGLFSGVGTGKFEKETLFPVSSEIKKARDTKLDMHFLVALSEQLLSIPYIKNNISFFPNNSIHKVGSKIRFVEYENKGGKRDYIISSAPFSEELELILQFSETGKTIDQLATALVNEEISFEEAREFIDELIENQVLISELNPTVSGDDFLELIISILNRIGSHQEKEVLEAIKNKISELDLHFGNTEDAYSEIEELIKKLNVHYEKKYLFQTDLYFEDEIHLSYPWKKELKKGISFLNKIAIPNKETALEKFKKAFHERFENEEVSLSYALDPEIGIGYLQDIPAKGVHPYIEDLILPYSDQKKEIQVKLNPIQIILNKKLQKASWNKDHIIHLSDDDFNGFEEQWNQLPDTLSVMAEIVSANQEEKLFIKSVGGNAGKLLGRFCSEKASVKNLAKTIAEKEQELNPDKILAEILHLPESRIGNVIRRPSLREYEIPYLASSALEKDNQIFVEDLYLSIKNNQLFLRSKKHNKEVVPHLTNAHNYSNNSLPVYHFLSDYNHQNLRAYLSFNWGGLSQIYDFLPRVEYQNIILSKAQWKIGSEQIQYFDSILQSGKKDLLFQKIEEWRKLKQIPKWVQWIKGDNTLAVNLENYDLLQMFLSSVKNEKQILIEEFLCNDQSDHIHQFVFSLYKDL; encoded by the coding sequence ATGCCACGTTTTCCTTTTCAGTTTTTTGACCGTTTTGTTTTCAGATCACCACTTTTTTCTTATAAAGAATTTCAAAATAATTGGTCTGATAAAAATACCATTGATAAAAATTCAGAAAAATATTTTAGTAATCCTATTTTTAGAGAAGCCATTTATTTAGCTTCTCTTTCTTTGTATCAGGAGATTGAAAAATCTACATACCAAAATTTAAACGAGAGAACAAAAAGCTCATTCCTAAAATACTATAACCGCACAAGCACACGCTGCACCCCATTTGGTTTATTTTCAGGCGTAGGTACAGGAAAATTTGAAAAAGAAACTCTGTTTCCGGTATCTTCAGAAATTAAAAAAGCGAGAGACACGAAGCTGGACATGCATTTTTTAGTAGCTTTATCAGAACAGCTTCTTTCAATTCCGTACATTAAAAATAATATCTCATTTTTCCCTAACAATAGTATTCACAAAGTTGGCAGTAAAATCCGTTTCGTAGAATATGAAAATAAAGGAGGAAAAAGAGATTATATCATTTCTTCCGCACCATTTTCTGAAGAATTAGAATTGATATTACAGTTTTCTGAAACAGGTAAAACAATTGACCAGCTTGCCACTGCTCTTGTTAATGAAGAAATATCTTTTGAAGAAGCAAGGGAATTTATTGATGAGCTTATCGAAAATCAGGTTCTCATCAGTGAACTTAATCCGACCGTTTCCGGAGATGATTTCCTGGAACTGATCATTTCCATTCTCAACAGAATTGGTTCCCATCAGGAAAAAGAGGTTTTAGAAGCCATTAAAAATAAGATCAGTGAACTTGATTTACATTTTGGAAATACGGAAGATGCCTATTCTGAAATTGAAGAACTCATCAAAAAACTGAATGTACACTATGAAAAAAAATATCTCTTTCAGACAGATCTTTATTTTGAAGATGAAATACATTTATCCTATCCATGGAAAAAAGAACTGAAGAAAGGGATCTCTTTCCTGAATAAAATTGCAATTCCGAACAAAGAAACGGCTTTAGAAAAATTTAAAAAAGCTTTTCACGAAAGATTTGAGAACGAAGAAGTTTCTTTATCTTATGCGTTAGATCCGGAAATCGGAATCGGCTATTTGCAGGATATTCCGGCAAAAGGGGTGCATCCCTATATTGAAGATTTAATCTTACCCTATTCTGATCAAAAAAAAGAAATTCAGGTTAAACTCAATCCGATACAAATTATCCTCAACAAGAAATTACAAAAAGCATCTTGGAATAAAGATCATATCATCCATTTATCTGATGATGATTTTAATGGTTTTGAGGAACAGTGGAACCAACTGCCAGATACCCTCTCCGTAATGGCTGAAATTGTATCAGCAAATCAAGAAGAAAAATTATTTATAAAATCTGTTGGTGGAAATGCCGGAAAGTTATTAGGCAGATTTTGTTCAGAAAAAGCATCTGTAAAAAATTTGGCAAAAACCATTGCTGAAAAAGAACAGGAACTTAATCCGGATAAGATTTTAGCAGAAATTTTACACTTACCAGAATCCAGAATTGGAAATGTGATCAGAAGGCCTTCATTAAGGGAATACGAAATTCCTTATCTGGCCAGCTCCGCATTAGAAAAAGACAATCAGATTTTTGTAGAGGATTTGTACCTGTCTATAAAAAATAACCAATTATTTCTAAGGTCAAAGAAGCACAATAAAGAAGTGGTTCCCCACCTTACGAATGCCCATAATTATTCTAATAACTCTTTGCCTGTTTATCATTTTTTATCAGATTATAATCATCAGAATCTAAGGGCTTATTTATCTTTCAACTGGGGTGGCTTATCTCAAATCTATGACTTCCTGCCAAGAGTTGAATATCAAAATATAATTCTGTCTAAAGCACAATGGAAAATTGGTTCCGAACAGATTCAATATTTCGATTCCATTCTTCAATCGGGCAAAAAAGATCTTCTATTTCAAAAAATTGAAGAGTGGAGAAAATTAAAACAAATCCCCAAATGGGTGCAATGGATAAAAGGAGATAACACACTGGCTGTAAATCTGGAAAACTATGATTTACTTCAAATGTTTTTATCATCCGTAAAAAATGAAAAACAAATTCTTATTGAGGAATTCTTGTGTAATGATCAGTCTGATCATATTCATCAATTCGTTTTTTCCCTTTATAAAGATCTATAA
- the ribD gene encoding bifunctional diaminohydroxyphosphoribosylaminopyrimidine deaminase/5-amino-6-(5-phosphoribosylamino)uracil reductase RibD, translating to MNNDELYIKRCIELAQKALGNTYPNPLVGSVIVHNGEIIGEGYHHKAGENHAEINAINSVKNKDLIPESTIYVSLEPCAHYGKTPPCALKIKELGFKKVVIGAMDSHDKVNGKGKKIIQDAGIEAISGVLEKECIELNKRFFTYHEMRRPYIILKWAESADGFLDKDFKPTAVSNTLVNQFVHQLRADEHAILVGTQTALNDNPSLTVRNTEGVNPVRILIDFDLKVPSNFNIYNTEAKTLVLNSVKEGTEGHIQFIKIDKNNFLPELMETLYKEQIQSVIIEGGRFTLQQFINAELWDEAIVIRNENMKLENGTKAPEFNHTASKTDIFRDNTISFFKFK from the coding sequence ATGAATAACGACGAACTTTATATCAAAAGATGTATTGAGCTGGCTCAGAAGGCCCTTGGTAATACCTACCCCAACCCTCTTGTAGGAAGTGTGATTGTACACAACGGTGAAATTATTGGTGAAGGATACCATCATAAAGCAGGAGAAAACCATGCAGAGATCAATGCCATCAATTCCGTTAAAAATAAAGACCTCATTCCGGAATCAACAATTTATGTGTCTCTGGAACCATGTGCTCACTATGGAAAAACACCGCCATGTGCTTTAAAGATTAAAGAACTTGGATTTAAAAAAGTAGTTATTGGCGCAATGGATTCCCACGATAAAGTGAATGGCAAAGGAAAGAAAATCATTCAGGATGCAGGAATTGAAGCCATTTCAGGAGTTCTTGAAAAAGAATGTATTGAACTGAATAAAAGATTTTTCACCTATCATGAAATGAGAAGACCTTATATCATTTTAAAATGGGCAGAATCCGCTGACGGTTTTCTGGATAAAGACTTCAAGCCAACCGCTGTTTCTAATACATTAGTGAATCAATTTGTTCATCAGTTGAGAGCTGACGAGCATGCCATTTTAGTAGGAACCCAAACCGCTTTAAATGACAACCCAAGCCTTACGGTAAGAAATACGGAAGGCGTAAATCCTGTAAGAATTCTGATTGATTTTGATTTAAAAGTTCCTTCTAACTTTAATATTTATAATACTGAAGCAAAAACCTTGGTTTTAAACTCCGTGAAAGAAGGCACCGAAGGACATATTCAATTCATTAAAATCGATAAAAATAACTTCCTGCCGGAGTTGATGGAAACTTTGTATAAGGAGCAGATACAGTCTGTCATTATTGAAGGCGGCCGTTTTACCCTTCAGCAGTTTATCAATGCTGAACTATGGGATGAGGCGATTGTCATCAGGAATGAAAATATGAAACTTGAAAACGGTACAAAAGCCCCGGAATTTAATCATACAGCTTCGAAAACAGACATATTCAGAGATAACACCATTTCATTTTTTAAATTTAAATAA
- the rbfA gene encoding 30S ribosome-binding factor RbfA yields the protein MESNRQRKVAQIIQEDFAELFRKQASESKQSILVSVSDVKVTADLGIAKIYLSIFPQEFRTAVMKEIEENKPQYRNFIGQKMAKQVRIIPQLNFYLDTALDDVEKLERELRGEGDNPVL from the coding sequence ATGGAAAGTAACAGACAAAGAAAAGTAGCACAGATCATTCAGGAAGACTTCGCAGAGCTTTTCCGCAAACAGGCTTCAGAAAGCAAACAGAGCATATTGGTATCTGTTTCAGATGTAAAAGTAACTGCTGACTTAGGAATTGCTAAGATTTATTTAAGCATTTTCCCGCAGGAATTCCGTACCGCTGTGATGAAGGAGATTGAAGAAAACAAACCTCAATACAGAAACTTCATTGGCCAGAAAATGGCAAAACAGGTACGTATTATTCCACAACTTAACTTTTACCTGGATACGGCTCTTGATGATGTTGAAAAACTGGAAAGAGAATTAAGAGGTGAAGGTGACAATCCTGTTTTATAG
- the mce gene encoding methylmalonyl-CoA epimerase — MKLEHIGIAVKSLGVSDELFTKLLGKESYKKETVEREGVVTSFYETGESKIELLEASNPESPISKFIDKKSEGIHHLAFGVENILEEVERLKKEGFQFISEEPKEGADNKLVVFLHPKSTNGVLVELCQEKR, encoded by the coding sequence ATGAAGCTAGAACATATTGGTATTGCTGTAAAGTCTTTAGGGGTTTCTGATGAACTTTTTACCAAACTATTAGGAAAAGAATCCTATAAAAAAGAAACCGTAGAAAGAGAAGGCGTTGTAACTTCTTTTTATGAGACTGGTGAAAGTAAAATTGAGCTGTTGGAAGCCAGTAATCCTGAAAGCCCGATCTCAAAATTTATTGATAAAAAGAGCGAAGGCATCCATCATCTGGCATTTGGGGTAGAAAATATCCTTGAGGAAGTAGAAAGATTAAAAAAAGAAGGTTTTCAATTTATATCCGAAGAACCGAAAGAAGGTGCTGATAACAAATTAGTTGTGTTCCTTCATCCAAAGTCCACAAACGGCGTGCTGGTAGAACTTTGCCAAGAAAAGCGATAA
- a CDS encoding endonuclease: MKRILSFFLLSFVFINGLAQIPAGYYNAAAGLNGAPLKTALKQIITTGHATNITYNDVWSAYQTTDRDYDYDNDGTILDIYSETPVGPDQYNFIYGPTDQCGSSGYSSEGDCYNREHVVPQSLFNEGLPMRSDVHFIRATDGKVNNERGNLPYGKVGTYNYISQNGSKRGNSVSPGYSGVVFEPIDEFKGDIARMIFYFVTRYESQLSGFSTGNMLAQNTYPSLQDWELNQLLLWNTQDPVSASEIRRNNATYAFQGNRNPYIDHPEYVNMVWGTPVVDTQAPTVPTNLIANNPTSNSIAVSWTASTDNVGVTSYEVYANGALKATVSGTTTSTVVSGLSPLTQYTFYVIAKDAAGNSSAQSNNAVETTLDGPAGGGSCGTEDFSTMQDGTSQASQYATRTWTNNNITWTATLARTDETINGKSVCIRKGTLTSSVISGGVQTLTLTTQRKYGGNNDNLNVLVNDVLVGTVPYSTTVATTTITVGVSGNAVIKIVNPNDDRVAMDDLSWTCATSLATVEAKKDKSEFIIYPNPVRNNELFIKGENLSKVLKADIYDLSGKLIETIENPFRHSNKINLKNLVKGTYILKTDNFSTKFIVN, encoded by the coding sequence ATGAAACGAATTTTATCTTTTTTTCTATTAAGCTTTGTATTCATAAACGGCTTGGCACAGATTCCAGCCGGATATTATAATGCAGCAGCAGGCCTGAATGGCGCACCTCTTAAAACCGCTCTTAAGCAAATCATTACCACAGGACATGCCACCAATATCACTTATAATGATGTATGGAGTGCGTATCAAACTACTGACCGTGATTATGATTATGATAATGACGGTACAATTCTGGATATCTATTCAGAAACACCTGTAGGACCGGATCAATATAATTTCATTTATGGACCTACAGATCAGTGCGGATCTAGTGGTTACTCTAGTGAAGGCGACTGCTACAACAGGGAACACGTTGTCCCTCAAAGTTTATTCAATGAGGGATTACCTATGAGATCAGATGTTCACTTTATCAGAGCTACTGACGGAAAGGTAAACAATGAAAGAGGCAATTTACCTTATGGAAAAGTAGGTACCTATAATTATATTTCTCAAAACGGTTCCAAAAGAGGAAACTCTGTATCTCCAGGATATTCAGGAGTAGTATTTGAACCTATTGATGAGTTTAAAGGAGATATAGCAAGAATGATTTTCTATTTTGTAACAAGATACGAAAGTCAGCTTTCCGGCTTCTCTACAGGTAATATGCTTGCTCAAAACACATATCCAAGTCTTCAGGATTGGGAATTGAATCAGCTTTTACTATGGAATACACAAGACCCGGTATCTGCTTCGGAAATCAGAAGAAATAATGCTACTTATGCATTTCAGGGAAACAGAAATCCATATATAGATCATCCTGAATATGTCAATATGGTTTGGGGAACACCTGTAGTGGATACACAAGCTCCAACAGTTCCTACGAATTTAATTGCCAACAATCCAACCTCCAATTCAATTGCAGTAAGCTGGACAGCTTCAACGGATAACGTGGGAGTAACTTCATATGAAGTGTATGCTAATGGAGCTCTTAAAGCTACTGTTTCGGGAACTACAACTTCTACAGTTGTATCAGGATTATCTCCATTGACTCAATATACATTCTATGTTATTGCTAAAGATGCTGCCGGAAATTCTTCAGCACAAAGCAATAACGCTGTGGAAACTACACTTGACGGACCTGCAGGTGGCGGAAGCTGTGGAACTGAAGACTTCAGTACAATGCAGGACGGTACGTCACAAGCATCTCAATATGCAACAAGAACCTGGACCAACAATAATATAACATGGACTGCTACATTGGCAAGAACTGACGAAACCATCAATGGTAAATCAGTTTGTATTCGAAAAGGTACTTTAACAAGTTCAGTTATTTCAGGAGGAGTGCAGACATTAACACTAACAACTCAAAGAAAGTACGGCGGAAATAACGATAATCTAAATGTTTTAGTAAATGACGTTCTGGTAGGAACTGTTCCTTACAGTACTACGGTAGCAACCACTACAATCACTGTAGGAGTAAGTGGAAATGCAGTTATTAAAATTGTAAATCCAAACGATGACAGAGTTGCCATGGATGATCTTAGCTGGACATGTGCTACCTCGTTAGCAACAGTGGAAGCTAAAAAAGACAAATCAGAATTCATCATCTATCCTAACCCGGTAAGAAACAATGAATTATTTATAAAAGGAGAAAACCTTAGCAAGGTTTTAAAAGCTGACATCTATGATCTTTCCGGAAAACTGATTGAGACCATTGAAAATCCTTTCAGACATTCTAATAAGATCAACCTTAAGAACCTTGTAAAAGGAACTTACATCCTGAAAACAGATAATTTCTCTACTAAATTTATCGTAAATTAA
- a CDS encoding ABC transporter permease, with product MKNIAFYIASRYLLAKKGSTAVTFITWLAVGAMTVAVAAMFVIISVFSGLEDLNKDLISNLHADLTLKSASGKTIKNLDNVNKVLSSNKEISSFSRVIEEKVYISFNGKGDIAYLRGVDSAYVKVNPINKEVFYGTYPSFKYSNEVLMENSLDNRLSIPVDSSNHYATVFMPKPGTGIINKEEDIYNKKDILVTGVFPGKDQLDSYIISPIELAEELLSLPKKSAYQIVIKLKNPENADAVKQSLISSLGKNIEIKTKEEENAAFWKMINTEKLFIYLIFALVIFITTFNLAGAIIILQLDKKEQAKSLISLGFPLSHLRMTYFYTGILIVVSGVITGLILGTVLCYFQLYTEFFRANETLPFPVKIVGKNYFIVALTASLFGFTISWFFSKISKEYITKS from the coding sequence TTGAAGAATATTGCATTTTACATAGCATCCAGATACCTTTTGGCTAAAAAAGGCAGTACTGCTGTTACGTTCATTACGTGGCTGGCGGTAGGTGCCATGACGGTTGCTGTGGCTGCAATGTTCGTGATTATTTCTGTCTTTTCCGGGCTTGAAGACCTGAATAAAGACCTTATTTCTAATCTTCACGCAGACCTTACTTTAAAAAGTGCTTCCGGAAAAACCATTAAAAATCTGGACAACGTTAATAAAGTTCTGAGCAGCAACAAAGAAATCAGCAGTTTCTCCCGTGTCATTGAAGAAAAAGTGTACATCAGCTTTAATGGGAAAGGTGATATTGCTTATTTGAGAGGTGTTGATTCTGCTTACGTTAAAGTAAACCCAATCAATAAGGAAGTTTTTTACGGAACCTATCCAAGTTTCAAATATTCTAACGAAGTATTGATGGAAAATAGTCTGGATAACAGACTTTCTATTCCTGTGGATTCTTCCAATCATTATGCAACGGTATTTATGCCGAAACCAGGAACAGGGATCATCAATAAAGAAGAAGATATTTATAATAAAAAAGATATTCTGGTAACGGGCGTTTTCCCAGGAAAAGATCAGCTGGACAGTTATATCATCTCTCCTATTGAACTTGCCGAGGAACTACTCAGCCTGCCAAAGAAATCAGCTTATCAGATTGTTATCAAATTAAAAAATCCGGAGAATGCAGACGCTGTAAAACAAAGTCTGATCTCATCTCTCGGAAAAAATATTGAGATCAAAACCAAGGAAGAAGAAAATGCTGCTTTCTGGAAGATGATCAATACAGAAAAATTATTCATTTATCTTATTTTTGCACTGGTCATTTTCATTACCACCTTTAATCTTGCCGGAGCCATCATCATTCTTCAGCTTGATAAAAAGGAGCAGGCAAAATCTCTGATATCACTCGGCTTTCCTTTAAGCCATTTAAGAATGACGTATTTTTACACCGGAATCCTTATTGTTGTTTCCGGAGTCATTACCGGATTAATTCTTGGAACGGTACTTTGCTACTTCCAGCTTTACACAGAATTTTTCAGAGCGAATGAAACACTGCCGTTCCCGGTAAAAATTGTAGGTAAAAATTATTTTATTGTAGCCCTTACCGCGTCCTTATTCGGATTCACTATTTCATGGTTCTTTTCTAAAATCAGTAAAGAATATATCACTAAAAGCTAA
- a CDS encoding thiopeptide-type bacteriocin biosynthesis protein, translating into MVTRKFHPGSEWLYFKVYTGIKTSDSVLQEVIEPLVEQLQHQNIIEKWFFIRYNDPKPHLRVRLNLKNITDYSAILGLINVLFKEYMESGEVSAINIETYSRELERYGENTIEYAEDLFFKSSELILNFLEYSDEEKIMVSLFYIDHILSAFKLLLEEKTEFIKSYESSFKTEFNADKNLNTQLKKKYNEFYPQYFEFITSDEYEEIRDLIKNNIAEIIVKPEEILKLEKSNLLKIKLKDFFKSIFHMHINRLFISHQRLFEMVVYDHLLRFYKANSGYTLKK; encoded by the coding sequence ATGGTAACCAGAAAATTTCATCCGGGAAGCGAATGGCTTTATTTCAAAGTTTATACCGGGATCAAAACCTCAGATAGTGTTTTACAGGAAGTGATAGAACCATTAGTGGAACAATTACAACATCAAAATATCATTGAAAAATGGTTTTTCATAAGATATAATGATCCCAAACCTCATTTAAGAGTAAGATTAAACCTTAAAAATATAACTGACTATAGTGCTATTTTAGGATTGATCAATGTCTTATTTAAGGAATACATGGAATCAGGAGAAGTGTCTGCTATTAACATAGAAACTTACTCAAGAGAACTTGAGCGTTATGGGGAGAATACGATAGAATATGCAGAAGACCTGTTTTTCAAAAGCAGTGAATTAATTTTAAATTTCCTGGAGTACAGTGATGAAGAGAAAATCATGGTTTCTCTATTTTATATTGATCATATTTTATCAGCATTCAAGCTATTGTTGGAAGAGAAAACAGAGTTTATAAAGAGTTATGAGAGTTCTTTTAAAACGGAATTCAATGCAGATAAAAACTTAAATACTCAGCTAAAGAAAAAGTATAATGAGTTTTATCCCCAATACTTTGAATTTATTACTTCTGACGAATATGAAGAGATCAGAGATTTAATAAAAAATAATATTGCTGAAATTATAGTAAAGCCCGAAGAAATTTTAAAACTGGAAAAGAGTAATTTGTTAAAAATAAAGCTAAAAGATTTCTTCAAAAGTATTTTCCATATGCATATCAACAGGTTGTTTATTTCCCATCAAAGACTATTTGAAATGGTGGTTTATGATCATTTATTGCGGTTTTATAAAGCCAATAGCGGCTATACTCTGAAAAAATAA
- a CDS encoding DUF349 domain-containing protein, which translates to MTTENNLSENEEKKIPNEVSQDPSENTVSHDANQHEEDAEHLEEHEEEEISLTDALKEMEKIINTPNAGENFKRFNQLKEKASHYIHDEVEDKKHEYVEAGNPAENFSYEHPSQAKYSALVNIFREKHDHFQKGQEEEQKKNLEHRQSIIERLKNLYTSSEPGINLFKSIREIKEEWSKAGQVAKSEFKILNNNYFHHLNQFYQMLDLNKEFLEQEYSHNLEKREHIIARAKELENEPVIQKALNELQYLHKLWKEEAEPVAEEFREKTWEEFKEISNKIHERKSELSASIEKEQGVNLEKKNEIIAEIKKLSEPSETPNHNYWQNAIKRVEDLRSEFLKTGSVPRKLSNQNWNDFKTTLRGFNTTKNNYYKSLKGSQQANLEEKLKLIQTAQDNMNNEEWDIAVPLFKKLQEDWKKIGHVPKSMTNKIWDEFRDACNAFFNNYREKSNTSTDNWKENYKNKKALLDELKEVSNEEGSIEKIEQIKTSWNNIGKVPRDKISINSEFNKTLREKLKINKINELELKEEGLSENQLTDKARKIKNQISDLEAEIVKLENNLSFFNKPSRENPLLRDTYNTIDEKKAHLETLKQNLHTIISGD; encoded by the coding sequence ATGACTACAGAAAACAATCTTTCTGAAAACGAAGAAAAGAAAATTCCTAACGAAGTATCTCAGGACCCATCAGAAAACACCGTTTCTCATGATGCAAACCAACATGAAGAAGATGCTGAGCACCTGGAAGAACATGAAGAGGAAGAAATTTCCCTTACGGATGCGTTGAAGGAAATGGAAAAAATCATCAACACTCCCAATGCCGGCGAAAACTTCAAAAGATTCAACCAGCTGAAAGAGAAAGCAAGTCATTACATCCATGATGAAGTGGAGGATAAAAAGCATGAATATGTAGAAGCCGGAAATCCTGCCGAAAACTTCAGCTACGAACATCCTTCTCAGGCTAAATATTCAGCATTGGTCAATATTTTCAGAGAAAAGCATGATCATTTCCAGAAAGGACAGGAAGAAGAGCAGAAGAAAAATCTTGAGCACCGTCAAAGCATCATCGAAAGACTTAAAAATCTATATACAAGCTCCGAACCGGGCATCAATCTTTTTAAATCTATTCGTGAGATTAAAGAAGAATGGTCAAAAGCCGGACAGGTAGCCAAATCTGAATTCAAGATTCTTAACAATAACTATTTCCACCACCTGAATCAGTTTTATCAGATGCTGGATCTTAATAAAGAATTTCTGGAGCAGGAATACAGCCACAATCTTGAAAAAAGAGAGCACATCATTGCCCGCGCTAAAGAACTGGAAAATGAACCGGTAATTCAGAAGGCGTTAAATGAACTTCAATATCTTCATAAGCTTTGGAAGGAAGAAGCTGAACCTGTGGCAGAAGAATTCCGTGAAAAAACATGGGAGGAATTCAAAGAGATTTCAAACAAAATTCATGAAAGAAAATCTGAACTTTCTGCATCCATTGAAAAAGAACAGGGTGTAAACCTTGAAAAGAAAAATGAGATCATTGCTGAAATCAAGAAACTTTCTGAGCCATCAGAAACTCCTAATCATAACTATTGGCAAAACGCCATCAAAAGAGTTGAAGATCTGCGTTCTGAATTCTTAAAAACTGGAAGTGTACCAAGAAAACTATCCAACCAAAACTGGAATGATTTCAAAACTACACTTAGAGGTTTCAATACAACGAAAAACAATTATTACAAATCGTTGAAAGGATCTCAGCAGGCCAATCTTGAAGAAAAATTAAAACTGATCCAGACTGCACAGGACAATATGAATAACGAAGAATGGGATATTGCCGTTCCTCTATTCAAAAAGCTACAGGAAGACTGGAAAAAAATAGGACATGTTCCGAAGAGCATGACCAATAAAATCTGGGATGAATTCCGTGATGCTTGTAACGCGTTCTTCAATAACTATAGAGAGAAAAGCAATACTTCTACCGACAACTGGAAGGAAAACTATAAGAACAAAAAAGCACTTCTTGATGAACTGAAAGAAGTTTCCAATGAAGAAGGCAGCATCGAAAAAATTGAACAGATTAAAACTTCATGGAATAATATTGGTAAAGTTCCTAGAGATAAAATTTCAATCAACTCTGAGTTCAACAAGACATTAAGAGAAAAATTGAAAATAAACAAAATCAATGAACTTGAATTGAAAGAAGAAGGTCTGTCTGAAAACCAACTTACCGACAAAGCAAGAAAGATCAAAAACCAAATCTCTGATCTTGAAGCAGAAATTGTAAAATTGGAAAACAACTTATCTTTCTTCAACAAACCATCAAGAGAAAACCCTCTGTTAAGAGACACTTACAATACGATTGATGAGAAAAAGGCTCATCTGGAAACATTGAAACAAAATCTCCACACCATCATCAGTGGAGACTAA
- a CDS encoding bacteriocin-like protein codes for MKNLRKVSKKELKTIHGGIAPECCSYYPPSLQNCCATPSSMSCPPPWADGTFPC; via the coding sequence ATGAAAAATCTAAGGAAAGTTTCTAAAAAGGAGCTGAAAACAATTCATGGAGGCATTGCTCCTGAATGCTGTTCTTACTATCCACCTTCATTACAAAACTGCTGTGCAACCCCTTCTAGTATGAGCTGTCCACCACCTTGGGCAGATGGAACATTCCCGTGCTAA